In Archocentrus centrarchus isolate MPI-CPG fArcCen1 chromosome 24, fArcCen1, whole genome shotgun sequence, one DNA window encodes the following:
- the LOC115774691 gene encoding transcription factor MYB120-like isoform X1, which translates to MATQEDRNSVKVYSSGPLDCYGSHHHQQQQKQHRHDRRGELHLQCYHYHGHRHLRQSKQLHLAYWSGRLTAYRHLLFPDPLHRGSRSPAELLLKPGAHSPLFSASTLFLTSPHPTSPHLTSHPNTPCSPASLRDHKTNMDGLYNLPRPP; encoded by the exons ATGGCAACACAGGAGGATAGGAATAGTGTGAAGGTTTATTCAA GTGGTCCACTGGACTGCTATGGcagccaccaccaccaacaacaacaaaaacagcacagacaTGACAGGAGGGGGGAACTCCACCTACAATGCTACCACTACCACGGCCACAGACATCTTCGGCAGTCCAAGCAACTCCACCTCGCCTACTGGAGCGGGCGTCTCACTGCATACAGGCACCTTCTCTTTCCTGATCCCCTTCATCGTGGCAGCCGCTCTCCTGCAGAGCTACTGTTGAAGCCCGGAGCCCACAGCCCCCTCTTCTCTGCCTCAACACTTttcctcacctcacctcaccccacctcacctcacctcacctcccATCCCAATACCCCATGCAGTCCAGCCTCTCTCAGAGACCACAAGACTAACATGGATGGGCTCTACAACCTTCCACGTCCTCCTTAA
- the LOC115774691 gene encoding uncharacterized protein LOC115774691 isoform X2: MCKMTNVQLGVVLLAICLSTQVVHWTAMAATTTNNNKNSTDMTGGGNSTYNATTTTATDIFGSPSNSTSPTGAGVSLHTGTFSFLIPFIVAAALLQSYC, from the exons atgtgcAAAATGACGAATGTTCAGCTAGGAGTGGTTTTGCTCGCCATATGTTTATCAACACAG GTGGTCCACTGGACTGCTATGGcagccaccaccaccaacaacaacaaaaacagcacagacaTGACAGGAGGGGGGAACTCCACCTACAATGCTACCACTACCACGGCCACAGACATCTTCGGCAGTCCAAGCAACTCCACCTCGCCTACTGGAGCGGGCGTCTCACTGCATACAGGCACCTTCTCTTTCCTGATCCCCTTCATCGTGGCAGCCGCTCTCCTGCAGAGCTACTGTTGA